Part of the Catalinimonas alkaloidigena genome is shown below.
ATCCTTTCAGTTGTGATATAGGGAGTAACAGTATTTCTTCAAAAAACATTGATTTCAACACTATATTTTTTTCTTTTTTTCTTTCCTTAGCACACTTATATCATTAAGAAAGAAGTAATTCGTTTTGGGTACGCTTTATGTATATTAAAAGCTATTTTATAATTTTAATACTTGATTGGGAGATCTAATTTAAAGGTATGGCAGAGAAAACATACAAGTCAAATACATACAAAAAGGCAAAGAAAAATAAGCAGCAGAAGAAGAAAAGGGTGATTTTTTACCAGGATAAGAGATTTCACATTGCTGGGGGATTCTTCCTGATTGTACTCGCATTGTTTCTTACCATAGCTTTCATTTCTTTTATATTTACAGGCAAAGCTGATCAAAGTGTGGCAGAAGCAGTATTTGATACCGAGCTGAAAGCTTCAGGCCTGGAAGTAGAGAACTGGTTAGGCTTAATAGGTGCAATTTCCGGCTATCTGTTTATCTATCGCTGGTTCGGAATTGCTTCTATGCTCATTCCTCCCCTCCTCTTTATCATTGGCGTAAAAATCGTATTCAAAAGAGAGATCGCGTCTCCTTATAATGCATTTAAATTTGTTGCTTTTTTTCTTATTTGGACAAGTATTCTGCTGGGTTATATAGTTTTTCGACAGGAAGGACCATCACCCTGGGGTTTTCTGGGAGGGGGTGTAGGATATGAGTTAGCTTTTCTTTCAAACAGCTTGATGGGTTGGGGAACCATATTGTTACTCATCTTTTCATTACTGGTATTTATCATCTATTTCTTTGATGCCACTACATTCTTTCACCTCAAACCTAAAACAAAAAATGAAACACAGAACAACAGTGTAGAAAGCTACACCCAAGAAAGCCTTCCTGAAAATCCCCCTATACAGAATAGGGAAGAGCCCAAAGAATTGGATGATACCTATTCATTTGATTTGGACAGCTCATCAGATCAAAAGTCATCCAAAGAAAAGAAAACAACGAATGAAACACCTGAATTGGAGGTAAACCTGCCAGAAGAGGAAATCTCTAAAGACAGTTTTCCTAACACTCCAGACACGCATGCCGATTATGAATTGGAAGTAGAAGAACAAAAGGAAGAGAAGTTTTCCAGTCAAATGGAAAATTATGATCCCACTTTAGATTTATCAGGGTATCGTTACCCAACCCCTGATATGCTTGAGAAATATGATATGCAGAAAGTTAAAGTCACTAAAGAGGAACTTGAAAACAATAAAGACAATATTGTAGAGACGCTAATTAACTTCAAGATTGGGATTTCCTCCATTAAAGCTACGATCGGTCCTACTGTAACCCTTTACGAAATCGTACCAGAAGCAGGAGTAAAAATATCAAAAATCAAAAACCTTGAAGATGATATTGCACTCAGCCTTGCAGCCTTAGGGATCAGGATTATTGCTCCTATACCCGGAAAGGGCACAATCGGTATAGAAGTTCCTAATAAAAACCGGGAAATTGTCAGTATGAATTCTGTGGTTACGACTGACAGATTCATGAAGAGTAATAAGGAGCTACCCATTATTCTTGGTAAAACTGTTAGCAACGAGTTATACATTGCTGATCTTGCCAAGATGCCTCATATCCTCATCGCCGGGGCTACCGGACAAGGTAAGTCAGTGGGGTTAAATGTATTGATAACTTCCTTAATTTTTAAGCGGCATCCTTCTCAGCTTAAATTTGTACTGATTGACCCGAAGAAAGTTGAGCTTACCCTTTATAATAAAATTGAGAGGCATTTCCTGGCCAAACTACCTGATAGTGAAGACGCCATTATCACTGAGACCAAGAAAGTGATATATACGCTCAATTCACTTTGTATTGAAATGGATAACCGCTATGACTTACTAAAAGACGCAGGATGTAGAAATATTAAAGAGTACAACCATAAATTCGTTCACCGGAAGCTTAATCCCCAACAAGGCCACCGTTTCCTACCTTACATAGTGCTCATCATAGATGAGTTGGCTGATTTAATGATGACTGCCGGTAAAGAAGTAGAGACTCCTATCGCTCGTCTTGCGCAGCTGGCCAGGGCCATTGGAATTCATTTGGTAGTAGCAACGCAAAGACCTTCAGTGAATGTTATTACAGGTATTATCAAAGCTAATTTTCCGGTAAGGCTTTCTTTTAGAGTTACGTCTAAAGTTGACTCCAGAACGATTTTAGATACCGGAGGGGCAGAACAGCTTGTAGGACAAGGCGATACTCTTTTATCGCTAAACTCCGAACTGATTCGTCTTCAATGCCCTTTTATTGATACACCTGAGGTGGACGAGATATGTGACTTTATAGGCTCTCAACGTGGTTATGACTCTGCCTATAACCTTCCTGAATTTGTAGGCGAAGATGGTGATAGTAATGATATTACTGAAGTAGACTTAAAAAACAGAGATACAATGTTTGAAGATGCCGCACGCCTCATTGTACATCATCAACAGGGTAGCACTTCACTCATTCAACGTAAACTTAAACTTGGGTACAATCGGGCCGGAAGGATCATTGATCAACTTGAGGCTGCTGGGGTCGTAGGTCCTTTTGAGGGAAGTAAAGCCCGTGAAGTACTGGTTCAGGATGAATATAGTTTGGAACAGTTATTGAATAATATTGATAATAAATAATCAATCTAATTACGAATCTAACGAATGAAAAAAATAGCTATAAATAAAGGATTGGGGAGCCTGTTGCTGTTAATGGTGCTTTTGGTACAATCCACTTATGCACAGTATGACCCTAAGGCCAAAGAGGTATTGGATGCCATGAGCGAAAAATATCAGAAAATCGGCTCTTTTGAGTCAGATTTTGCCTATTCCATGGAGAACACTACACAGTCAATCAGTGAAGACTTTGAAGGCAAAATTATCGTCAATGGTGACAAATACCGCTTAAAAATGGGTGGGCAGGAAATTATCAATGATGGTAGCACGGTTTGGACATATCTTGAGGAGGTAAATGAAGTTAATATTGATAATTACGATCCTTCCGAAGGTGATATTTCTCCTACACAGATTTACAATGCTTACCAAAGAGGATTTAAGTATGTGTACGTTGAGGAAGAAACTATGAATGGTCAGACTTATGATGTAATTGACCTGCTTCCTGAAAATACCAACAATCAGTTTTTCAAAATTCGTCTGCACATCAGTCAGGATGACAAAACATTAAAACAATGGCAGATTTTTGATAAAAATGGTACCATGTATACCTACGAGATCAGCAATTTTAATCCTGACGCAGAGATATCTGATGCGGTTTTTTCATTTGATACCAGCAACTATGAAGGAGTAGAAGTGGTAGATCTTCGTTAAAAAAATAATAAGTTCTAAATTGCGGCCGGTAGCATATGCTACCGGTTTTTTTATTGCCTGATATGACACGACAAACACTTATAGACCAGATCAGAAAGAAGAAATCCTTCCTCTGTATTGGCTTGGATACTGATATTCAAAAAATCCCTACTTATTTACTTAAAGAAAAAGACCCTGTGTTTGCATTTAACAAGCAGATCATTGATGCAACCTCAGAGCTTTGCGTAGCATATAAACCTAATCTCGCGTTTTATGAGAGTCAGGGCATAAAAGGTTGGGAAAGTCTACAAAAAACGATGGATTACATCCCCAAAGAAATCTTTACCATTGCTGATGCTAAGAGGGGAGATATCGGAAACACCTCGGGTATGTACGCCAGAGCCTTTTTTGATGAGATGAACTTTGACGCTGTAACCGTAGCACCTTACATGGGAGAAGATAGTGTCGCCCCTTTTTTACATTTTGAAGGAAAGTGGGTCATATTGTTAGCGTTAACTTCTAATAAGAGCAGCAATGATTTTCAGCAGTTAACCCTTCAACCTCATGGAGAAAAGCTTTATGAAAGGGTACTAAAACAAAGTAAGCAGTGGGGTTCTGATCAAAATCTTATGTATGTGGTAGGTGCTACACAAGCGAGTGCGCTTGCTGAGATACGTAAAATTGTACCTTCACATTTTCTCTTGGTACCAGGCATCGGAGCACAGGGAGGAAACTTAGCTGAAGTAGCAAAATTTGGTTTGAATGATGATGTTGGCTTGCTGGTAAACTCTTCCAGGAGTATCATTTACGCTTCTCCAGGTGATGACTTTGCACAGCGGGCACAAGAAGAAGCAGAAAAATTACAAAAAGAAATGTCAGAATATTTATAGCATCCTAGTTGTGCATATTCAGTATACTTTGAGAAAGCAGCTTGTAAATTTTTGCGAGCTGTTTATCTGATTTTTTCAAGAATTTTTCCTGTAGCTTAAGTATATCAAAGTCTTCCCGTATCGCGGGTCCGGTCTGAGCGGCTTTAGGCCCGGCAGATAAGCTTTTATTCATTGTTTCAACAATCAAAGGTTTGAGTAATTCAAAGTTGATATGATGGGTATCAGTTAAGTCTTCTGCAATACTGATCATATGATTTGTGAAATTACAGGCAAATACGGCTGAAATATGTAACACTGCCCTTTGCCCAGAAGTCATCGGTTCCACATGTTTACTGATGCTTTTACTGAGTCTAACGATCAAATCCTCAACATCGCTGCTGCTACCTTCCACTAAGCATGGCACTTCTTTAAAATTTACTGGCATACTTTTACTAAAGGTTTGAAGTGGGTACATAACACCATAACCCTTTATTCTTTTATTCTTAAGTACTTCCATAGGTTTACTGCCTGAAGTATGTAAAAGAATAGCGTTTATTGGTAATAATAGTTTATCGGTGACTTCCTGAATACTATCATCTGGTACCGCGATCACAAAAATATCAGCGTCACTCTCAGAAAAATCAAAATCATACTTAACCTCTGCTTCGTATAGCTGATCGCACAACGCTTGCGCATTATTTAAATGTCTGCTGTAAACTTCACTTATCGCATGTCCTGCGCTTTCTAAGGCAGGGGCAAGCTGAGACGCAAGCTTGCCAGCCCCTATCATTGATACTTTAAAGTGAGATTTCTTTTTCTTTAAAATTGACATACAACTATTTAAATAAACATGCTAAAAATACCTACTAAATTGCCATCAAAAGCAAAGGTCTTTTAACTTTGCGAATTATCAGCAAACATTTTCTGTGTATAGTTTAGCAGGAAGAAAATTCAGAATGGATTCATAAGCAATGGAAGATAAAATAAACGCATTACAGGAAGAAATTAATCAATATTCCGTTCAAAGCGAAGAAGAGCTTGAGGCCTACCGTATGCGCTTCATCAGCCGTAAGAGTGTAATTGGTGACCTTTTGGGAGCCATCAAAGATGTAGCGCCGGAGAAACGGAAAGAAGCTGGGATGATGCTCAACCAGCTTAAAAACGATGCTCAGGCTAAGTTCAAAGCATTAATTACAGAACTGGAATCCCAAAAAGCGAGTGCACAAGCAATAGATGTTCCTGACCTTACTTTACCACCCATTCCTGATGAATTGGGAGCAATTCATCCCCTAACCCAGGTACGGAACCGAATAGTAGAGATATTTGAGAGGATTGGCTTTCAGGTTGTTGATGGCCCTGAGATTGAGGATGATCGTCACAACTTTACTGCGCTTAATTTCCCACCCAACCATCCGGCCAGAGAAATGCAGGATACGTTCTTTATTGAAAAGAATCCTGATATGGTGCTACGGACACATACCTCTTCTGTGCAGATTCGTATGATGGAGGACGGTAACCCACCTTTCCGAGCCATAATGCCTGGCCGTGTATTTAGAAATGAAGCTATTTCTGCCCGTGCTCACTGTGTCTTTCATCAGGTTGAAGGTTTGTATGTTGATAAAAATGTGAGCTTTGCCGACCTTAAACAAACTTTGCTTCACTTCGCTAAAGAGCTTTTCGGTCCTGAAACAGGTATACGCCTGAGGCCCTCTTATTTCCCTTTTACAGAACCCAGTGCAGAACTAGATATTTGGTGGGGGAACAAGACTGAAGCCGATAAAAGAATTACCAAAGGTACCGGATGGCTTGAAATTGGAGGTTGCGGTATGGTAGATCCGTTTGTGCTGGAGAGTTGCGGCATTGATCCTGAAGAGTATACCGGCTTTGCCTTTGGTATGGGCATAGAGCGTATTGCAATGATCAAATACCAAATTAAAGATCTACGCTTATTTACTGAAAATGACATTCGCTTTCTAAAACAATTTTCTCAATTCAACTGATACAATTCCGGCATTATTTGCGTTTGCTGATTAAAGCACTTGCAAATTCATAGAATATGTTTATCGATAGCCTAAAGGCACCCTTATTTTTGATTTTAGTATTGTCTGTAATACTATCGTTCAGTAGCTGCGAACAAGATAACTGGATTTCTCCTATTCCATATGTGTTAGTTGATACGACTATCAATTTAAGTAATCAACAATATTTACCGCTTAGAATTGACGGGGGCTATGTAGAAATTTTGGGAGGTTACAAAGGAATAATCATATACAGAGAAAATGCCAGCACGTATCGCGCATTTGAAAAAGCCAGCCCTTACCGAACTGATGAAGCCTGTGCGTATATGTATGTTGATCCCTCTGGGCTATTTTTAAGAGAAGGTTGTGCTAACTCGGTTTATGATTTTAAAGGAAATCCAAGTGGAGGCTTATCACAGTATCCTTTACGGCAATACCAGACTTATTTAGAGGGTAACTATCTCAATATATACAACGAAGGTGGATTATAAGAAAAAAAACCGGAATATTCTCCGGTTTTTTGTTTCTCAATAATGGGTAAGATTATAATATTTTTTCTATGATACTATCAATCGTAACACCCTCGGCATCTGCTTTGAAGTTACGTACGATTCTATGCCTTAGTATGGGTTTCGCCACTGCCTGTACATCTTCAATATCAGGAGAATATTTACCGCTTAACAAAGCATTACATTTTGAGGCCAGCACCAGATATTGAGAAGCTCTTGGCCCTGCTCCCCATTCCAAAAACTCATTCGCGACTTCACTTGCACTTGATGTTTGAGGGCGTGTTTTGTGAACCAATGAAACTGCATATTCTACCACATTATCGGCAATAGGAACTCTTCTGATCAGTCTTTGATACGCTACTATCTGCTCACCGGTCAATACTTCCTGTATCAGATAATTTTTATCAGAAGTTGTATTTTTTACAATATCTACCTCGGATTGATAAGCTGGATAATCCAAGAGAATATTAAACATAAAACGGTCAAGCTGTGCTTCCGGCAAAGGGTAGGTCCCCTCCTGCTCTATCGGGTTTTGCGTAGCCAACACATAAAACGGCCTTTCTAATGGATAATGAACGCCAGCAACCGTTACTGAGTATTCCTGCATGGCTTCAAGCAAAGCAGCCTGCGTCTTAGGAGGAGTACGGTTGATCTCATCAGCCAAAATGATATTGGCAAAAATGGGCCCTTTGATGAACCTGAAATTTCTTTCTTTGTCAATAGTTTCAGCTCCCAGGATGTCAGAGGGCATCAGATCAGGTGTAAACTGAATACGATTAAAGCTAAGATTTACTGCAGAAGCAATCGTATGAATCAGCAAAGTTTTGGCCAGCCCTGGTACACCTACTAGTAAACTATGGCCTTGGCAAAAAATTGAAGTGAGTAAAAGCTTTACCACCTCATCTTGTCCTATTACTACTTTTCCGATTTCATTTTTAAGATTATGATAGTCTTCGTGTAGCTTGTCAGCTAGTTTAATTTCTGTATTCTGCTGATCCATTGTTTAGGTTTGGTTTAGAAAAAATTTAAGGAATCAAGGTACATGTTATGAATTAGACCAGCGTCAAATACTGCCCGTAATATCACAGCGGCCATATTCAGGATCAATTTCTATAAAAACTTCATCTCTGGCATCGTTGAACCACCTTCGAAGTGCGTCAGTCTTGCGCTCCTGCAATGCAGCATCATAAATTTTTTGATAGTCGTCCTTAAGATTCGCCTGATGGGGACGTGTTCTGTCTTTATAGTAAAGCATACGAACTGCCTTTCTACCATCCGGCATACGATACTCCAGCGGCTGTGTGATGTCGCCTACCTGCATGGTATCTATTACAAAAAAAACAACCGGATCTATCTGATCCGTTGAGACACGATTGGAACCATCCTGACTCATAAAAAAGCCTCCGCTACCCGCTGTTTCTTTATCGTCGGAATGCTCTTTTGCTGCTTTGGCAAAGTCGAGCGTATCGTTGATAATTTTTTCGCGAAGACTATCCAGAAAGACTTCAGCATTTTTAATGTCTAAATCCGACGAATTAGGCTTTAAGAGAATATGGCGGCTGTTATAGCGATTTCCTCTCCTTTCAATTAGCTGTATCAGGTGAAAACCAAATTCTGATTCCACCGGTTGAGAAAGCTCTCCCGGCTGCATCTGCAGGGCCGTTGCCTCATACTCAGGTACCAATTGCCCTCTTTCCATAAATCCAAGTTCACCTCCCTGTACCGCTGAACCCGGATCTTCTGAATATTCTTCAGCGAGCTCCGCAAAACTTTCACCGGATAAAATCCTTTCTCTGATATCCAGAAGTTTTTTACGGGTGATGTCTTTTTGATTTTTGCTAACCGTGGGTAATTTCACAATCTGCCCTACGGTAACTTCAGTGGAATAAAAAGGAAGGCTATCCTGAGGGATATTATTGAAAAATTGTCTGACCTCAGAAGGGGTAACTTTGACATCCTGTGTAATGGTCTGTTGCATCTGTTGTGCAGTGAGTTGATCACGGATGTCACCCCGAAGCTCATCCCGAAATTCTTCAACAGACTTACCAAACTGCTCTTCAATATTTTCTCTTCCGTAGCGGCTGATGAATGCCTGAAGACGACGGTCTAGGTTTGCATTCACCTCATCGTCAGATACTACCACTGAATCTATTTCAGCCTTGGCGAGAAGTACTTTTTCAATGACTAACTGACGAAGGACGTCGCAGCGGTCTATTTTGATGTTAGGATCTCGCTGTGACTCAAGGTAGGCGGCTTCAAGATCAGAGCGGAGTACAATGTAGTTGTCAACTTTCGCGACAATTTTATCAATTGTTGTACCTCCACTATACTGAGCCTTGAGCTCCTGAGTAAAGGAAAAAGATATGATTAATGCTAAAAACGCAATGGCACTAAGGTTCCCCTTGTGCAAGATTTCTTTTATCATGGGTTGTGGGTGTGTATATCTCAAACTCATTATTTTCACTAGCTTCCTGGAATATCTCTTCTTCCAGTTTTTGGGTCAACGCTACCTTACGTTTATTGGTGATGATTTTAACAATATCATCCCTTACAAACTCTAAGGGCGAAATCTGGTCAGTAATTTTGTAATCAGTAACTTTAACAAAATACACATAAATGTCGTCGGAGGTTTCAATAAACTCATTTTCTCTTAAAAACTGAACTTTATTGGGTATACTCACGAGAGGAGTGTTTTTTATGACATCCTCAAAATCATACCATATTGAATCATCCAGAGAATATGAAGCAGCAAAACTAAGACAATATGACTTGATTTCCTCTCTCACAGCTTCATCCATCGTACTTTGAAAGAGCTTTTTCAAGCGGCCGGTTCTGGGAGCTTCCAATGGTACTTTGGCAAATATACCCTTGATGATATTCTGCTTCAGCTCAAAGTTATCTTTATTTTCCTGATAATACGCTTTTATTTCCTCTTCTGAAACTTCGGTATCTACTCTTTGATTAACGTAATTTTTTTCAAACTCATATACCATCAAGGCATATCGGTAATCTAAAATTTTTCTTTCCAGCTCAGCTTCATCAAATTTTATCTGCGTGGCAGCCTCCGCAATTAGCAGTTGTTTACGCACCCAGGAGTCAATATAGCGACTGATTATGCTGGCACTGTCTACTGAATTAACATTATTGTCTAAGATTCCTTCTAAATCCTGCTGGTACAAATAATTATCATAAACTCTAGCAACCGGTACCAATACCACACCCTCCTCAGCCTCTTGATTTTTAAAACGTAAAAAAGACGGCAGATTTCGTTCTTTACAAGCACTCATGATCAGAAAGAACCCTAAAAACAAAGCTAATTTATTCATTTTCGGCTATTAATTGTTGTATCAATTTTGTTAATACTTCTTTATCAACGGAAACTGGGTAGGTACTTCTGAGCGTCACGATCCATTCCCTATCTAATGCTTGCTGCAAATCAGAGATCACTCTCCCTTTAACTTCTTCAAATTCTTTCTGTGATGGAGGTATCACTTCATGCACCACAACTTTGTAAACGCGATCGTTAGCTTCCGTCACATAGCTGCCGACTTTCCAGTTGATTTGATCAATAACTTCTTCAGCACCGCTTCTACTTTCTCCTTCTTCGTATATGTCCTTAAAAATTTGAAGATTCAATGCGGATTCCTGGTTTACTTTCTCTTCTACTTCCTCAATCAGCCTTTTATTTATCTTTTGTGTTCCAATGATTTGATCAGCTCTTTGGATTGTTTTTTCGTCTATTGCTTCAAAAATAGTTGCATCAAGCCTTTCTTTCCAACGATAGTTCTCTTGATGATGTTGGTAATACTCCAGTAATTTACTTTCATTTTCACTGGCTTCTCCCCAAACTTTATCTTCCATGATATCAAATAACAGAATTCCTTCTTTATATTCCTGAGCCAGACGACGATAGTCAGGATACTTGTCGGCCAAGTGAGATTCTTCGTATGACAAGATTTTATCTTCTTCAAAGGCTGCATACAGCTGCTTCGCACGGCTACTATCCACCGGCAATGTGATCTGCTTTTCTTCTAAATAACCTTCCAAGGCTGAAAAGGCAAACACTGTATCACTGATTGAAAATAAGACACCTAAGCGATGAGGCTTTGCAATTTCAGGCGTGGCACTCAGGTAATCAATAGATTGCCTGATGATTGCATTATTAGGCTCGTATTGATTTTCTTCCTTCAAAAGAGCTACTGTCTTATCCTCAACTTTCATCTGTTGTAAATTACTTTCTATCTTCCGCTCAATCAGCGGACGGAGCATTTCAAAGGGCTCTAACCCCTTTCTGTCCACCAGTTTGATAATATGCCAACCGTATCTGGTCTTTACTGGCTTGGAAATATCTCCCACCTGACTTAATCTAAAAGCTGTCTCTTCAAAGCTATTCAGGGTGCCACCGGCAGAAAAATAGGGAAACTCACCTCCACTAGAACGGGTAGATTGATCCTCTGAATAACGCTCGGTCATTTCATTCCAATCCGCTCCCGCCTGTAATTTATTATAAATTTCTAACGCCTTCTGATAAGATTTTGAACCTTCATTTTCCCCCTCATCATTCTGAAACCTGATCATGATATGTGCCACTTTCACTTTTCCCTGATAGGGTCTGCGGTCATGAACTTTGATCACATGATAGCCAAAATTGGTTCTTACCGGCTTAGAAATTGACCCCGGAGGGGTTTGATAGGCGACGCTTTCAAATGGATATACCATTTGTAATCCTGAAAAATAGCCAAGGTTTCCTCCATTCTGTTCTGCCGAGGGGTCATCAGAATACTTTTCGGCAAGCATAGAAAATGACCTTCCCTCTAAGGCAAGCTTCCTCAGGCTATCTGCTTTCTGAAAATATGCTATGGTATCTGCACCGCTAGTTTTTTCGGGTACATTGATCAGGATATGCGAGGCATGGATTTCTTCCTTCAGCCTATCATAGGCTTCCTTGACCAGCATTTCCTTAAAGCGATTCTCCACCATAAAAGGTTTTGCCAGCTGTTTTCGGTATTTTTCAAACTCCTGCTGAAATGCTGGTTGCTGATGAAATCCAGCAGCATAGGCTGCCTTTACCTTTAACTTAAAATTGATATACAGATCTAGATAGTCTTGTACAGATTTCTCTATCTCCTCTTCATCCCATTTATCCAGAGAGTCTTTATGGTTCTTCAGGTAGATGTACTGGAAGTCATCCGCGATCACAGAATCCTGACCATAAGTAAAAATAGCCTGTTCGGATAAATTCAGGGGAGTTGGGGCATGAATTTCAGTAACTTTCTTCTTGCTGGCACATGCGTGCAGAAAGAAAATAACGAAACTGAAAAAAATAAGCCTGGCAGAGAGAAACTTTGTGGTTTTAATGGGCCTCATTTTTTAATCCTCAGTATTCTATTATACAGAATTAGTGCAATGTTAACGAATTTTTATTAGCCTATGTGCCAATATCCTTTGTACGTACCAGAATCGGTTAAATTGCAAAAATTTGTCAAGTCAAAACATCAATAATACTTTTATAATTCTCTCATGTCCGTACAAAAAGTTTATAACAAACCTCCTCTCTGATCTCTTTTAGAGTTAATTATCTTACAAATAATTGGAGTACCGTAAGGATAAGGCTAAGGATACCTTAATTCAACAGTATTTATCCTATCACTTAGGTTTATAGATTGAG
Proteins encoded:
- the pyrF gene encoding orotidine-5'-phosphate decarboxylase gives rise to the protein MTRQTLIDQIRKKKSFLCIGLDTDIQKIPTYLLKEKDPVFAFNKQIIDATSELCVAYKPNLAFYESQGIKGWESLQKTMDYIPKEIFTIADAKRGDIGNTSGMYARAFFDEMNFDAVTVAPYMGEDSVAPFLHFEGKWVILLALTSNKSSNDFQQLTLQPHGEKLYERVLKQSKQWGSDQNLMYVVGATQASALAEIRKIVPSHFLLVPGIGAQGGNLAEVAKFGLNDDVGLLVNSSRSIIYASPGDDFAQRAQEEAEKLQKEMSEYL
- a CDS encoding Rossmann-like and DUF2520 domain-containing protein, giving the protein MSILKKKKSHFKVSMIGAGKLASQLAPALESAGHAISEVYSRHLNNAQALCDQLYEAEVKYDFDFSESDADIFVIAVPDDSIQEVTDKLLLPINAILLHTSGSKPMEVLKNKRIKGYGVMYPLQTFSKSMPVNFKEVPCLVEGSSSDVEDLIVRLSKSISKHVEPMTSGQRAVLHISAVFACNFTNHMISIAEDLTDTHHINFELLKPLIVETMNKSLSAGPKAAQTGPAIREDFDILKLQEKFLKKSDKQLAKIYKLLSQSILNMHN
- a CDS encoding LolA family protein, yielding MKKIAINKGLGSLLLLMVLLVQSTYAQYDPKAKEVLDAMSEKYQKIGSFESDFAYSMENTTQSISEDFEGKIIVNGDKYRLKMGGQEIINDGSTVWTYLEEVNEVNIDNYDPSEGDISPTQIYNAYQRGFKYVYVEEETMNGQTYDVIDLLPENTNNQFFKIRLHISQDDKTLKQWQIFDKNGTMYTYEISNFNPDAEISDAVFSFDTSNYEGVEVVDLR
- a CDS encoding DNA translocase FtsK gives rise to the protein MAEKTYKSNTYKKAKKNKQQKKKRVIFYQDKRFHIAGGFFLIVLALFLTIAFISFIFTGKADQSVAEAVFDTELKASGLEVENWLGLIGAISGYLFIYRWFGIASMLIPPLLFIIGVKIVFKREIASPYNAFKFVAFFLIWTSILLGYIVFRQEGPSPWGFLGGGVGYELAFLSNSLMGWGTILLLIFSLLVFIIYFFDATTFFHLKPKTKNETQNNSVESYTQESLPENPPIQNREEPKELDDTYSFDLDSSSDQKSSKEKKTTNETPELEVNLPEEEISKDSFPNTPDTHADYELEVEEQKEEKFSSQMENYDPTLDLSGYRYPTPDMLEKYDMQKVKVTKEELENNKDNIVETLINFKIGISSIKATIGPTVTLYEIVPEAGVKISKIKNLEDDIALSLAALGIRIIAPIPGKGTIGIEVPNKNREIVSMNSVVTTDRFMKSNKELPIILGKTVSNELYIADLAKMPHILIAGATGQGKSVGLNVLITSLIFKRHPSQLKFVLIDPKKVELTLYNKIERHFLAKLPDSEDAIITETKKVIYTLNSLCIEMDNRYDLLKDAGCRNIKEYNHKFVHRKLNPQQGHRFLPYIVLIIDELADLMMTAGKEVETPIARLAQLARAIGIHLVVATQRPSVNVITGIIKANFPVRLSFRVTSKVDSRTILDTGGAEQLVGQGDTLLSLNSELIRLQCPFIDTPEVDEICDFIGSQRGYDSAYNLPEFVGEDGDSNDITEVDLKNRDTMFEDAARLIVHHQQGSTSLIQRKLKLGYNRAGRIIDQLEAAGVVGPFEGSKAREVLVQDEYSLEQLLNNIDNK
- a CDS encoding AAA family ATPase; translated protein: MDQQNTEIKLADKLHEDYHNLKNEIGKVVIGQDEVVKLLLTSIFCQGHSLLVGVPGLAKTLLIHTIASAVNLSFNRIQFTPDLMPSDILGAETIDKERNFRFIKGPIFANIILADEINRTPPKTQAALLEAMQEYSVTVAGVHYPLERPFYVLATQNPIEQEGTYPLPEAQLDRFMFNILLDYPAYQSEVDIVKNTTSDKNYLIQEVLTGEQIVAYQRLIRRVPIADNVVEYAVSLVHKTRPQTSSASEVANEFLEWGAGPRASQYLVLASKCNALLSGKYSPDIEDVQAVAKPILRHRIVRNFKADAEGVTIDSIIEKIL
- the pheS gene encoding phenylalanine--tRNA ligase subunit alpha, with the translated sequence MEDKINALQEEINQYSVQSEEELEAYRMRFISRKSVIGDLLGAIKDVAPEKRKEAGMMLNQLKNDAQAKFKALITELESQKASAQAIDVPDLTLPPIPDELGAIHPLTQVRNRIVEIFERIGFQVVDGPEIEDDRHNFTALNFPPNHPAREMQDTFFIEKNPDMVLRTHTSSVQIRMMEDGNPPFRAIMPGRVFRNEAISARAHCVFHQVEGLYVDKNVSFADLKQTLLHFAKELFGPETGIRLRPSYFPFTEPSAELDIWWGNKTEADKRITKGTGWLEIGGCGMVDPFVLESCGIDPEEYTGFAFGMGIERIAMIKYQIKDLRLFTENDIRFLKQFSQFN
- a CDS encoding peptidyl-prolyl cis-trans isomerase, with the protein product MNKLALFLGFFLIMSACKERNLPSFLRFKNQEAEEGVVLVPVARVYDNYLYQQDLEGILDNNVNSVDSASIISRYIDSWVRKQLLIAEAATQIKFDEAELERKILDYRYALMVYEFEKNYVNQRVDTEVSEEEIKAYYQENKDNFELKQNIIKGIFAKVPLEAPRTGRLKKLFQSTMDEAVREEIKSYCLSFAASYSLDDSIWYDFEDVIKNTPLVSIPNKVQFLRENEFIETSDDIYVYFVKVTDYKITDQISPLEFVRDDIVKIITNKRKVALTQKLEEEIFQEASENNEFEIYTPTTHDKRNLAQGEP
- a CDS encoding peptidylprolyl isomerase produces the protein MIKEILHKGNLSAIAFLALIISFSFTQELKAQYSGGTTIDKIVAKVDNYIVLRSDLEAAYLESQRDPNIKIDRCDVLRQLVIEKVLLAKAEIDSVVVSDDEVNANLDRRLQAFISRYGRENIEEQFGKSVEEFRDELRGDIRDQLTAQQMQQTITQDVKVTPSEVRQFFNNIPQDSLPFYSTEVTVGQIVKLPTVSKNQKDITRKKLLDIRERILSGESFAELAEEYSEDPGSAVQGGELGFMERGQLVPEYEATALQMQPGELSQPVESEFGFHLIQLIERRGNRYNSRHILLKPNSSDLDIKNAEVFLDSLREKIINDTLDFAKAAKEHSDDKETAGSGGFFMSQDGSNRVSTDQIDPVVFFVIDTMQVGDITQPLEYRMPDGRKAVRMLYYKDRTRPHQANLKDDYQKIYDAALQERKTDALRRWFNDARDEVFIEIDPEYGRCDITGSI